The Agarilytica rhodophyticola genome has a window encoding:
- a CDS encoding AMP-binding protein — protein MKDTAQCLRLSTIQQINLAGFNHWQGESLNLPTIALCIRIDGVLDNQALHKAITDVVATQDALRSHYRKLPGIDGLVQEVLTMDETLIAWQIHEAEALLELSSQFASQAHLAQANIAQALVSKVMADSAVENENSSQDERQTTLSCDLFPGENQACHYLVVAMPALSADRGSLTRFTRALAAAYQSDYYVDEDEFIGYPQFSEWLYDMAEDETAEQAHSFWQKHTAAAKEQGLPEFLLKRSHTNHAYCYSNPEDYAPLCESLSPELRQQLVTLAQEKVHMDEDACQDDSDPLESLLLLAWASLLSRHTQTNTVHISWLHDCREDYEELTSSFGLFLRPLPVTLNFPPEASLANTLPRITEHMASMREWQEMAPSDPELLKIFSHFAYEFSAGEGAVKNETFATSSVPATLNFASAALALAQEPFALRLHCQLDMCGEESRKENDLSLQLDYDSTRIDRGAAALLLQQFLCLLKNIASQSSQNLTKYSIIGEQERAWRSALHRSDISNNTLVDSNSNVPKQITHIAQHYPDALALIDDHQRWRYYDLERDSNQLAHALIAKGVDYNSKVAICLERTGNYIVTLLAVLKAGACFIPLEPQQPIGRVRSIVEDAEAFLITATDSVAGVSSDEFFQTFNDGQNWKASRHLILSILVQEYTNPQKNENGASEDYKPSSQLFPKLPPQRIITSKSPAYIIYTSGTTGRPKGVVIEHGQLNHYIAGAVENLELNTLKFNTASLDPLKINKEAVGKDGDSSWRSSWHYGLSSTLVADLGNTMIFPALCTGGCLHILDQATCIQSELLNKRAQQMPLDCMKIVPSHLDALLGSEELDDSISFLPKKRLILGGESCPPKLLQKIRAASLKLSNKQLSNSTLRIFNHYGPTETTVGVLVKELPKEIDQDYDLNSPVSLEQVMPGSHIYVLDSTMQIAATGTVGEVYIGGAQLSSGYLHKPAISAAVMLPDPFANTPGVRMYRSGDLARVQANGDITLLGRRDHQLKIRGYRIESGEIEALLMRHKSVNKALVMVASQGENEQLIAYLTVASDYASHDNAGNEQQTFDRDALITYLKQHVPDYMVPQQFIVLDTMPITANGKVDRKALPAAPLIKTTFIAPRNNLEKLLVNIWQEQLRVDSLGVQHNFFDMGGHSLLAIKISARICRLLQMELAPGIVFEHPSVAQLAEAIIARESAPGKTEATARIRLKLQQMTPEQRAALAAQKKVSGNVSEGEKSESAIDSGKSENKAEVKAENEAV, from the coding sequence ATGAAAGATACAGCACAGTGTTTGCGTTTATCGACGATACAACAGATAAATCTTGCAGGTTTTAATCATTGGCAGGGTGAATCCTTGAACTTGCCTACTATAGCTCTCTGCATCCGTATAGACGGGGTTCTTGACAATCAAGCTTTGCACAAAGCGATCACCGACGTCGTCGCGACACAAGATGCACTGCGTAGCCACTATCGTAAATTGCCGGGCATCGATGGTCTCGTACAAGAAGTGCTTACAATGGATGAAACATTGATTGCTTGGCAAATTCACGAGGCTGAAGCCCTGTTAGAGTTAAGCTCGCAATTTGCATCACAAGCACATTTAGCACAAGCAAATATAGCGCAAGCTCTGGTGAGTAAAGTTATGGCAGATTCTGCCGTAGAAAATGAAAATAGCAGTCAAGATGAAAGACAAACCACCTTAAGCTGTGATCTTTTTCCAGGGGAAAATCAGGCTTGTCATTATTTAGTCGTAGCGATGCCGGCACTATCGGCTGATCGAGGAAGTCTGACTCGTTTTACTCGGGCGTTAGCCGCCGCTTATCAAAGTGACTATTACGTTGATGAAGATGAATTCATTGGCTACCCGCAGTTTTCTGAGTGGCTTTATGACATGGCCGAAGATGAAACAGCAGAACAAGCCCATAGCTTTTGGCAAAAACATACCGCCGCAGCAAAAGAGCAAGGGCTGCCTGAGTTTTTATTAAAACGCTCACACACAAATCATGCTTACTGCTATTCCAATCCTGAAGATTATGCACCACTGTGCGAAAGTCTAAGCCCGGAGTTACGACAGCAGTTAGTGACACTTGCGCAGGAAAAAGTGCACATGGATGAAGATGCCTGCCAAGATGATAGTGACCCGCTAGAGAGTTTGTTGCTCCTTGCCTGGGCCTCCTTACTCAGTCGTCATACACAGACAAATACTGTACATATAAGTTGGTTACATGATTGTCGTGAAGATTATGAGGAATTAACATCGAGTTTTGGCTTATTCTTGCGCCCATTACCTGTTACTTTGAATTTTCCACCTGAAGCTTCTTTAGCTAACACTCTGCCACGTATAACAGAGCACATGGCTTCGATGCGTGAATGGCAGGAGATGGCACCTTCAGATCCTGAGCTATTAAAAATATTTAGTCATTTTGCCTATGAATTTAGCGCTGGCGAAGGTGCTGTAAAAAACGAAACCTTCGCAACAAGCTCTGTCCCAGCGACTCTAAATTTTGCTTCTGCTGCGCTAGCACTGGCCCAAGAACCTTTTGCTTTGCGTTTACACTGTCAGTTAGATATGTGTGGCGAAGAGAGTAGAAAAGAAAATGATCTCTCACTGCAACTTGATTATGATTCGACACGGATTGACCGAGGAGCTGCTGCTCTATTATTACAACAGTTTCTTTGCCTGTTAAAAAATATAGCAAGTCAATCCTCACAAAACCTTACAAAATACAGCATTATTGGTGAACAAGAACGAGCTTGGCGTTCTGCTCTGCATCGAAGTGATATATCTAATAACACACTTGTTGATAGCAATAGTAATGTGCCAAAGCAAATTACGCATATTGCTCAACATTACCCCGATGCCTTGGCTCTAATTGATGATCATCAGCGTTGGCGTTATTATGATCTCGAACGCGACAGCAATCAGCTGGCACATGCTTTAATAGCGAAAGGCGTGGATTACAACTCTAAGGTAGCCATTTGTTTAGAACGCACGGGAAATTATATTGTTACTTTATTGGCAGTATTAAAAGCAGGTGCTTGTTTTATTCCATTAGAACCGCAGCAGCCTATCGGTAGGGTGAGAAGCATAGTTGAAGATGCCGAGGCATTTTTAATTACCGCTACCGATAGTGTAGCCGGTGTTTCCAGTGATGAATTCTTTCAAACGTTCAACGACGGCCAAAACTGGAAAGCGTCTCGTCATCTTATACTTAGTATTCTTGTACAAGAATATACAAATCCTCAAAAAAATGAGAATGGGGCTAGTGAAGATTATAAGCCGTCTTCACAACTATTTCCAAAACTACCGCCGCAGAGAATTATTACCTCTAAGAGTCCAGCTTATATTATTTATACCTCAGGCACTACCGGTCGTCCCAAGGGGGTTGTTATTGAGCACGGGCAGTTAAATCACTATATTGCAGGGGCGGTAGAGAACCTTGAGCTTAATACGCTTAAATTTAATACTGCTTCTTTAGATCCCTTAAAAATAAATAAAGAAGCCGTTGGTAAAGACGGCGACTCTTCTTGGCGCTCTTCTTGGCACTATGGCTTAAGCTCAACTCTAGTGGCGGATCTTGGTAATACGATGATTTTTCCTGCCTTATGCACGGGGGGATGTTTACATATCCTCGATCAAGCCACCTGCATTCAAAGTGAATTATTAAATAAACGCGCTCAGCAGATGCCCTTAGATTGCATGAAAATTGTGCCTTCCCATCTTGACGCTTTACTAGGTAGCGAAGAACTTGATGACAGTATTTCTTTTTTGCCGAAAAAACGTTTAATTTTAGGAGGAGAATCCTGCCCACCAAAGCTCCTTCAAAAAATACGTGCAGCCTCTCTTAAGTTATCAAATAAGCAATTATCAAATAGTACGTTACGTATTTTTAATCATTACGGGCCAACCGAAACTACAGTGGGTGTTCTAGTCAAAGAATTGCCAAAAGAAATCGATCAGGACTATGACTTAAACTCACCGGTTTCTCTTGAGCAGGTGATGCCTGGAAGTCATATCTACGTGCTAGATTCGACTATGCAGATAGCTGCTACTGGCACTGTGGGTGAAGTTTATATCGGCGGAGCACAGTTGAGTTCTGGGTATTTGCACAAGCCGGCTATTTCTGCCGCCGTTATGTTACCCGATCCTTTTGCTAACACGCCCGGCGTGCGTATGTATCGCAGTGGCGACTTGGCAAGGGTACAGGCTAATGGTGATATTACACTTTTAGGTAGACGTGATCACCAGTTGAAAATTCGCGGTTATCGCATCGAAAGTGGTGAAATTGAAGCGTTACTAATGCGTCATAAGAGCGTAAATAAAGCGTTAGTTATGGTGGCATCTCAAGGGGAGAATGAACAATTGATAGCTTATCTTACAGTGGCTAGTGATTATGCTAGTCATGATAACGCTGGCAATGAGCAACAAACATTTGATCGTGATGCGCTGATAACTTACCTAAAACAGCACGTGCCAGACTATATGGTGCCCCAGCAGTTTATCGTGCTCGATACAATGCCTATTACTGCAAACGGTAAGGTTGACAGAAAAGCGCTACCCGCAGCACCATTAATAAAAACCACTTTTATTGCGCCGAGAAATAATTTAGAAAAATTATTAGTGAATATTTGGCAAGAGCAATTACGTGTCGATTCTTTAGGTGTACAACACAATTTCTTTGACATGGGAGGGCATTCCTTATTAGCGATAAAAATTTCCGCTCGTATATGTCGTTTATTACAGATGGAATTAGCACCGGGAATTGTTTTCGAACATCCTTCAGTCGCCCAGTTAGCCGAAGCCATAATCGCTCGCGAAAGTGCACCGGGTAAAACCGAAGCCACCGCTCGTATACGTCTTAAATTACAACAGATGACACCAGAGCAAAGGGCAGCTTTGGCGGCACAAAAAAAAGTATCTGGCAATGTAAGCGAAGGTGAAAAAAGTGAAAGTGCGATAGATTCTGGCAAGAGTGAAAATAAAGCTGAAGTGAAAGCAGAGAACGAGGCGGTATAA
- a CDS encoding non-ribosomal peptide synthetase: MTIDNAFEEDDLLALLLAEEGFDESSNTVVTNTTVCQTAASHTVIAKRPNLQWAPMSFSQQRLWVLDQLEANRQNYVIPRLFKLSGNLDVTALTRSFKSLTDRHEVFRTSFSQRDGETVQVIHEDAAFVVNTHDLRDEHDKKVLHDFINMLSERPFNLSQPPLLRADLITWYDQEFYLVLAIHHIISDAWSNTIFLREFTQLYQDFSAGGLPQLPAIKIQYGDYAHWQRSYLQGETLQKQEMFWRQQLDDCDVVLSLPCDYPRPATRRFVGAQHPFTLSREDSQGVRDLAKKQHTTPFIVLLSLYQVLLSRFAGQNDIRVGVPVANRQRLEIEDTIGFFVNTQVMRLLLTSQMNYQQAIQQCHQRFLAAQDYQDFPFEYLVDSISPERDLSRSPLFQVMFDYKQANALKGESLSLGDLHISTEALPNTNAKFDLTLSILDHEDGFVGHLEYNADIFSSATIAALLRSYLALLSQVLATPEQLIHRLSYLDKSDFQRQVYNINQTAYPLAGETVISQFEQQAYMQPSAIALEDSAGSMTYADLNRQANCLAHFFIALKSERPQQVEPIVALSIERKRELVIAMLAAFKAGCAYLPLDPTHPSERRAFMIKQCQALCILGSRDKAQDKRVADSAPYYQIETILEQLVLLDKVTDTRKENPEVPYHPEQLAYTIFTSGSTGKPKGVQISQQALVNFLRAYQRKLSLTPVDNWLAITTIAFDIAALEILLPLVNGASVVIANEEQRRDPEALIEMIGQHNISVFQATPATWNLLIHNQTKWPKHASTMTFLSGGEALPGALAEQLLAIGMIDTKGAKSTNDVKSIDAERRGEGVKGIRLFNEYGPTEATIYTGLYSVLSSATPSGEKFPSVLPIGKPHDNTGYYILDDSLSLVPSGAVGILYISGIQLARAYLKQPKLTAAAFIPNPFANDGSRIYNSGDRVRLREDGNLEYLSRNDGQIKLHGHRIEIREIEHCLQQHPKVRKAIVTLRAEVENPFLAAYWLLEDDDDKNKETINSGAAEKQIEEALKRHLQSQLPDYMIPKAFHRLDSIPLNTNGKVDKHALPEVDAQTFSSYEAPTNPIEQRLVSLWCAALQRDRIGIDDNFFEIGGDSMAAIKAMGDIRVAFNQALPVTSIFQRQTIRTFALLLSAKASEEGQGYAQVIALNTANKNVPRVFCFHPAGGHVNCYRDMARKLSPVIEVMGIQAQDLLSGEKIPRSMESLVADYARQIKRVSPQGPYYLMGWCLGGHIALAVAEYLEKQDGNEQVTWVGVVDYDPKFYELRSRDTDDDVDELFRDFLNYINNEGINISSVLIDHIQELLAPLDYEQGIDQLIEYGLRQGYLGREYNHAQLKVKFMADKQASRLVKNNKVPCVESELTVWMTEQKLAGRPQIEKDWQLYTAKDLTLHRSGESHFSILKSTELLQSIQDTILKKFEHNKHLSTDNLALATQESVQ, from the coding sequence ATGACGATCGATAACGCTTTTGAGGAAGATGATTTACTCGCACTATTACTCGCAGAGGAGGGTTTTGACGAGTCTTCCAATACTGTAGTCACTAATACAACTGTTTGCCAAACAGCCGCCTCACACACCGTTATTGCTAAGCGTCCAAATCTGCAATGGGCACCTATGTCTTTTTCCCAACAGCGCCTATGGGTGCTCGATCAGTTGGAAGCTAATCGCCAAAACTATGTTATTCCACGTTTATTTAAACTGAGTGGAAATTTGGATGTGACGGCACTTACGCGTAGTTTTAAAAGCTTGACGGATCGGCATGAAGTATTTCGGACGAGCTTTTCTCAGCGCGATGGTGAAACCGTGCAAGTAATACATGAGGATGCTGCTTTTGTGGTGAACACCCATGACCTTCGCGACGAGCATGATAAAAAGGTATTGCACGATTTTATTAATATGTTAAGCGAGCGACCTTTCAATTTGAGCCAGCCGCCGTTATTACGAGCTGATTTAATCACTTGGTATGACCAAGAATTCTATCTTGTGTTGGCGATTCATCATATCATCTCTGATGCTTGGTCAAATACTATTTTCTTGCGTGAATTTACGCAACTGTACCAGGACTTTAGCGCTGGTGGTTTACCCCAATTACCAGCAATAAAAATTCAATATGGCGATTATGCTCACTGGCAGCGCTCCTATCTTCAAGGAGAAACTTTACAAAAACAGGAAATGTTTTGGCGGCAGCAATTGGATGATTGTGACGTAGTGTTATCCCTGCCTTGTGATTATCCTCGCCCAGCAACAAGACGGTTTGTTGGTGCTCAGCATCCGTTTACGCTGAGTCGTGAGGACAGCCAAGGTGTACGTGACTTAGCTAAGAAGCAACACACGACACCGTTTATTGTGTTATTGAGTCTTTATCAGGTGTTATTGTCTCGCTTTGCCGGGCAGAATGATATTCGCGTGGGAGTGCCGGTAGCGAATCGTCAACGACTTGAGATTGAAGATACCATAGGTTTTTTTGTCAATACTCAGGTCATGCGTTTGCTGCTTACATCTCAAATGAATTACCAGCAAGCGATACAACAGTGCCATCAGCGTTTCTTAGCTGCACAGGATTATCAAGATTTTCCCTTCGAATATTTAGTCGATAGCATAAGCCCTGAGCGAGATTTAAGCCGCAGTCCTTTGTTTCAGGTAATGTTCGACTATAAGCAAGCCAATGCTTTAAAAGGAGAGTCTTTGTCACTTGGCGATTTACATATCTCCACAGAAGCGCTACCAAATACTAATGCTAAGTTTGACCTTACGCTGTCTATACTTGATCATGAAGATGGTTTTGTCGGCCATCTTGAATATAATGCCGACATTTTTTCCAGCGCTACCATAGCGGCACTCTTGCGCAGTTATTTAGCGCTACTATCTCAGGTATTGGCAACGCCTGAACAACTAATTCATCGTCTGAGTTATCTCGATAAATCCGACTTTCAACGTCAAGTCTATAACATTAATCAAACTGCTTATCCTTTGGCCGGGGAAACGGTTATCTCACAGTTTGAGCAGCAGGCATACATGCAACCTTCAGCGATTGCGCTAGAGGATTCTGCTGGCAGCATGACTTATGCTGATCTTAATCGACAAGCGAACTGTTTGGCTCATTTTTTTATTGCTCTTAAATCAGAACGGCCACAACAAGTAGAACCGATTGTTGCTTTGTCCATCGAGCGCAAGCGTGAATTAGTGATTGCTATGCTAGCGGCATTTAAAGCGGGCTGTGCTTATTTACCTCTCGATCCGACTCACCCCTCAGAACGCCGAGCATTTATGATCAAACAATGTCAGGCACTTTGTATTTTAGGGTCGCGAGACAAAGCACAGGATAAAAGGGTGGCTGATAGTGCCCCTTACTATCAGATAGAAACCATACTTGAACAGTTGGTTCTACTGGATAAAGTGACAGACACGCGAAAAGAAAATCCTGAGGTGCCTTATCATCCAGAGCAGCTTGCTTATACTATTTTTACCTCAGGTTCTACTGGAAAACCTAAAGGTGTACAAATAAGCCAGCAAGCTTTGGTGAACTTCCTAAGGGCCTATCAACGTAAGCTTAGTCTTACACCTGTAGATAATTGGTTGGCGATTACGACCATTGCCTTTGATATTGCCGCACTAGAAATATTATTGCCTTTGGTGAACGGAGCTTCTGTGGTTATTGCTAACGAAGAACAGCGGCGTGATCCCGAAGCACTTATCGAAATGATTGGACAGCATAATATTAGTGTTTTTCAAGCGACACCTGCAACGTGGAATCTATTAATACATAACCAAACTAAATGGCCTAAGCACGCAAGTACGATGACTTTTCTAAGTGGTGGTGAAGCCCTTCCAGGAGCATTAGCAGAGCAGCTTTTGGCCATAGGCATGATAGATACCAAAGGCGCAAAGAGTACGAATGATGTAAAAAGTATAGACGCAGAGAGACGTGGAGAAGGTGTGAAAGGAATAAGGTTGTTTAATGAATATGGCCCAACTGAAGCGACTATTTATACCGGGCTATACTCCGTTTTATCTTCTGCTACGCCATCTGGTGAAAAGTTTCCCTCCGTGTTGCCTATTGGCAAACCCCATGATAACACAGGCTATTATATATTAGATGATAGCTTGTCACTAGTTCCTAGTGGGGCGGTAGGTATTTTATATATTAGCGGTATACAACTGGCGAGAGCTTATCTTAAACAGCCAAAACTTACTGCTGCTGCATTTATTCCCAACCCTTTTGCCAATGACGGTAGCCGCATATACAACAGTGGTGATCGTGTTCGCTTGCGAGAAGATGGTAATCTGGAATACTTAAGCCGTAACGATGGCCAAATTAAATTACATGGGCATCGTATTGAAATTCGTGAAATTGAACACTGTCTGCAACAACACCCTAAAGTCCGTAAAGCCATTGTTACTTTGCGAGCAGAAGTTGAAAATCCTTTTCTCGCCGCTTACTGGTTGCTTGAAGACGATGACGATAAAAATAAAGAAACCATCAATAGTGGCGCAGCTGAGAAACAAATAGAAGAAGCGCTCAAACGCCATTTGCAAAGTCAACTTCCTGATTACATGATACCCAAAGCCTTTCATCGTCTTGATAGCATTCCTCTTAACACTAACGGCAAAGTGGACAAACATGCGTTACCTGAAGTAGACGCTCAGACTTTTTCTTCTTATGAAGCGCCGACAAACCCAATAGAACAGCGCCTGGTTAGCTTATGGTGTGCAGCCTTGCAACGGGATCGTATTGGTATTGACGACAACTTTTTTGAAATAGGGGGGGACTCCATGGCAGCGATTAAAGCCATGGGAGACATTCGTGTTGCCTTCAATCAAGCACTTCCTGTCACCAGTATTTTTCAACGCCAAACTATTCGTACTTTTGCACTGCTTTTGTCTGCTAAGGCTAGTGAGGAAGGGCAGGGATATGCCCAGGTAATTGCGCTTAATACTGCTAATAAAAATGTACCTCGAGTGTTTTGTTTCCACCCGGCAGGCGGTCATGTAAATTGTTATCGTGATATGGCACGAAAACTAAGCCCGGTGATAGAAGTTATGGGTATCCAAGCTCAAGATTTATTATCGGGTGAAAAAATTCCTCGTTCGATGGAATCCTTAGTCGCAGATTATGCCCGCCAAATAAAACGTGTATCGCCGCAAGGGCCTTATTATTTAATGGGGTGGTGCCTGGGTGGTCATATTGCGTTAGCGGTGGCTGAGTATCTAGAGAAACAGGATGGCAACGAGCAAGTCACGTGGGTAGGTGTCGTTGACTATGATCCGAAATTTTACGAACTGCGAAGCCGTGACACAGATGACGATGTAGACGAATTATTTAGAGATTTTCTCAATTATATTAACAATGAAGGTATCAATATTTCTTCAGTACTGATTGATCATATCCAAGAGTTATTAGCACCTCTGGACTATGAACAGGGCATCGATCAACTGATCGAATACGGTCTTCGCCAAGGCTATTTAGGGCGCGAATATAATCATGCACAGTTAAAAGTAAAATTTATGGCAGACAAACAGGCCAGTCGTTTAGTGAAAAATAATAAAGTACCTTGTGTGGAGAGTGAATTAACCGTGTGGATGACAGAGCAAAAATTGGCGGGTCGACCACAGATAGAAAAAGATTGGCAACTCTATACTGCTAAAGATCTAACATTACACCGCTCTGGGGAAAGCCATTTTTCCATACTAAAAAGTACAGAGCTGCTTCAGTCAATACAAGACACAATTTTAAAGAAGTTCGAGCACAATAAACATCTTAGTACTGATAATCTAGCGCTAGCTACCCAGGAATCTGTGCAGTGA